The genomic region ttgttttattttatttatttttaggtttACGGAAGTGGGCCTTCAGCTTCTGTAGGTATTGTTGTCAATGAAAAATCTGCTCACATTCATAAGATGGTAAGCGAGCAGAAAAAGACAAGAAATAAACCAAAGccgtcaaaacaaaaaataataccagTAAATGCTTCTCATTTTAATAAATCACAATCTGCAGGACAGAAATTACAAATAAGTTCTAAGAAAATAAGCAATAATACTCTTCCTTCAAGTAATATTCGTCTCAGTCATTTTATACCACGCTGTGGCCCGCGGAACACGGTAATAAAGTGTCAAGCGCTTGACACTTCGAAGTTTATGTTTAAAAGAGTTGAACAAAAACCAATACAATTTTCTGGACAAAGCCGTCCTGATGATGCGAAGGAAATCAACAAACCCTTACATTTAATGCCTGGAAATATTCTACAAAGCAACAAacccataaataaaatatctgaaACAATTCCACAAATCAAACACTCCAAACAAGAAATGCttgaaacaatttcacattCTGAGgtagaacaaaatattttgggcAGATCTCCATTAACACAACTAAAGCAAGATGAAGTTTTATGGAAAATCTTTGGTATGTGTGAAATACGTGATGAAGTTGATGTAGATCCATCAAGAAATAGAACTGTAGAAAATGGAAAAGAAAATTTCGCagttgaaatttcaaataaaaacaagaacggAGATGAGGAAGTATctgttaaaaacttttttaaaccgTTGTCATTAAAAAAATCACTTGAAAAAAGTCACATAGATGACATTGAAGAAGCAGTCCCAGCCTTCGCAGCCGTatgtattgttttttatttttaaaaatttgtgttcATATCTTACATAATTTTACAGAATAGCCTGGTATTCCGAATGGATTTTCCGGAAAATACTATGACCTTCGGTAAGAAGATTCCATCTTATAAAATATCGGACCAAATTATTCGAGGTTCTATCATTGGAATTTTTATATCAGAGGTgatacattattatataattcacTTCACTATTGGtatactaatttttatttaaaatctagATTCACAGCCCTTACAAATTTTGGtttcatatttacaaaaaacacCATGAATTGGATGACTTAATGCTTCAAATTGAgtaagcatttttttatatttgttaatataaCATGGTTAAAATTTGAATGTATTTAGACGATTTTATACATCACTGGAACCTGAAATATTCTGCATACCTAGTGTTTGTGTAAGTCCTGGCCAAGTGTGTGCAGCACTTTACAAAGGACTATGGCATCGTGCAGAAATTTTGACTTCAGTTATTGGGAATAAAGCAAAggtaattacttttatttttattttctggtaAATATTAATTCAGATGTCTTACTTTCAGGTCTTCTTTGTAGATTATGGCACCGTTTCGAATGTACCTGTTAGCAACATAAAATTCCTCTTGACCTCGTTCGCAAGATTGCCAAAGCAAGCTATTCGCGGATCATTGTCCCATATTTGTCCCAATAATTATCACTGGAGTCCGGaatcaattcaatattttttgtccCTGTCTTCTGAGTTAATGCTCTATGGTCAAGTCTCAGAGATCAATGAAAAGGTAGTATTGACTTATTGTGGTGCGAAAATTCTAAAACTTAAATTCATTTATAGAAACGCATAATTCACATGGTCTTATGTGATTCGAATCGAaataaagttttacaaattaaCAGAGAGTTGGTGGAAAAAGGATTTGCTTTTTACGATGAACAATGGTTGAAATCTGATAAGGTGAACAGTTCCCAATAATGTAgccatgtatatgtatatacatatatatatgtgcataagaattaagcaaatatttttacatgatTAAACCTTTCGGAAGTtgttacttgtatatatgtatgtatcttatgGACTGTTAATGCCAATACTCTGGTTccttgttatatgtatattatatatatatatgtatgtatatatatttagtttaaattCATGAATAATTGATATATAAATCtaagttattaaaataaatttatttacaaaatttgtatgttagTGCTGACAAGCTTGACCAAATGAatagttattttatttgaactaaTATGGTTCTTCCAATAAATAGGTATTTTTGaatgaatttcttttaaaactttgcgtttgtaatatttaaatgaGGCAGGAAtttttatatgcacacatatacaactGGAAGCCAGTAATGTTCggttcaataaataaatgcaaatttattttcaggATGAGCTGCGAACACATCATCTTCGTGAAGATTTTCCTACGTGAGGCACACACTTGAATCTGGTAAAAACTATACTAAATTTGTCCCGTCTTTTATACAGGTTTTCTATGCTCGAAATGGGCGAATATCCTTCCTTGGCTGAGCTAGTTGATCTTACAAATAAAGGTATTGACTATGAAAGAATCACTGATCACCATGTGTTTCATCCGGGTAGATTGGATCTTCAAGAAAATGTACCT from Bactrocera tryoni isolate S06 chromosome 3, CSIRO_BtryS06_freeze2, whole genome shotgun sequence harbors:
- the LOC120772104 gene encoding uncharacterized protein LOC120772104, translated to MEIGYLQEVKAIIKSLVISCPNAITIDELNLDYRNIEGQRIPYHKLGFQTLESFLRSIPDTVNVYGSGPSASVGIVVNEKSAHIHKMVSEQKKTRNKPKPSKQKIIPVNASHFNKSQSAGQKLQISSKKISNNTLPSSNIRLSHFIPRCGPRNTVIKCQALDTSKFMFKRVEQKPIQFSGQSRPDDAKEINKPLHLMPGNILQSNKPINKISETIPQIKHSKQEMLETISHSEVEQNILGRSPLTQLKQDEVLWKIFGMCEIRDEVDVDPSRNRTVENGKENFAVEISNKNKNGDEEVSVKNFFKPLSLKKSLEKSHIDDIEEAVPAFAANSLVFRMDFPENTMTFGKKIPSYKISDQIIRGSIIGIFISEIHSPYKFWFHIYKKHHELDDLMLQIERFYTSLEPEIFCIPSVCVSPGQVCAALYKGLWHRAEILTSVIGNKAKVFFVDYGTVSNVPVSNIKFLLTSFARLPKQAIRGSLSHICPNNYHWSPESIQYFLSLSSELMLYGQVSEINEKKRIIHMVLCDSNRNKVLQINRELVEKGFAFYDEQWLKSDKDELRTHHLREDFPTFSMLEMGEYPSLAELVDLTNKGIDYERITDHHVFHPGRLDLQENVPDEIRRLPFQLLTTNPFRQDIYLQLKHLL